The following proteins come from a genomic window of Carassius carassius chromosome 10, fCarCar2.1, whole genome shotgun sequence:
- the LOC132151587 gene encoding ras-related protein Rab-22A, with protein MSLRELKVCLLGDTGVGKSSIVWRFVEDSFDPNINPTIGASFMTKTVQYHNELHKFLIWDTAGQERFRALAPMYYRGSAAAIIVYDITKEESFQTLKNWVKELRQHGPPNIVVAIAGNKCDLSDSREVSEKDAKDYADSIHAIFVETSAKNAININEVFIQISQRIPVLDTDGGSAVKGFKLRRQPSESTRERSCC; from the exons ATGTCGCTAAGAGAGTTGAAAGTATGCCTTCTTGGG GATACAGGGGTTGGAAAGTCAAGTATCGTGTGGAGGTTTGTGGAGGATAGTTTTGATCCCAATATTAATCCCACAATTGG AGCATCGTTTATGACAAAGACTGTGCAGTACCACAATGAGCTTCACAAATTCCTCATCTGGGACACAGCAGGACAAGAAAGG TTTCGTGCCCTGGCTCCCATGTACTACAGAGGCTCTGCTGCGGCTATCATTGTGTATGACATCACTAAAGAG GAATCTTTCCAGACGTTGAAGAACTGGGTGAAGGAGCTTCGCCAGCACGGACCACCCAACATAGTGGTGGCTATCGCTGGCAACAAATGCGATCTCTCCGATTCCAG AGAGGTGTCAGAGAAGGATGCCAAGGACTATGCTGATTCCATTCATGCAATATTTGTTGAAACCAGTGCCAAAAATGCCATTAACATCAATGAGGTCTTCATTCAGATAA GTCAAAGGATCCCAGTTTTAGACACGGATGGCGGGTCTGCAGTAAAGGGCTTCAAACTTCGTCGCCAACCATCAGAGTCGACCAGGGAACGCAGTTGCTGTTGA